CGCATGCGATATATGCCTGTCGGTTCGCATAACAAAATACCAATGGCTAGCTAAATGAGTATCGGTAACAGTTAATACCTTAAAGCTTGCATCGTCTTTTGCGAGTACATGGCGAGATAAAACGGCTATTCCCATACCCGAAGATACCGCAACTCTAATTGCTTCGTTGCTGGCCATTTGTACTGAATCACTCAGTACTAAACCACGGCTTTGTAGCTCGCTTTCAAATAACATGCGCGTTGCCGAGCCATTTTCACGTAATAAAAACCGGTATTGCATTAAGTCGCTGAGCTTTACTGACTCTACTTGTGCAAGCGGATGATTAACCGGCACAATAAACTCAAGCGGATTATGTAAAAAACGTGCAGCTTGCGCATGTTCAAGCGATGGAGGATGGCTGAATACGTAAATATCGTCTTCACCACGCTCAAATCGGTTTAGCACTTCTGCACGGTTACCAATTTCTAGTGGAAGCTCAACATGCGGGTGTAAATTACTATAGGGTCCTAATAATTTGGGCAAAATATATTGTGCGGTATTGACCATGGCTATTTTACACCTACCTCGCTCACCACCATTTAGTTCTGTTAAAAAGTCTTGGTAATCTTCAAAGTGTCCAAATACTTGCTGACAGGTTTTATAAAGCTCAAGTCCAGCTTCGGTCACGTGCATTTTTTGATGCTGCATAACCATTAAAGGCTCAGCTACGGCTTCTTGTAAGCGTTTAATTTGCAGCGATACAGTAGGCTGAGTTAAGTGCAAACGCCTCGCGGTTTCGCTAATTGAGCCTGTTTTTACTACGTTCATAAACACTTCGAGCAACCTAAATGAAATATGTCGTAAATCCACAATCACCACCTATAGATAATTATTTATACCTAACTAGTATTTATTTTATTATTTACTATACAAAGTTTTAAATACAATAGCGCTACTTAATTTCATATTTAAAAGGAAATGTTGTGCCTGATATAGTTGTTATGTTTTTTATTTTAGGATTAGTAGCGGGAATATTACGCTCTGATTTAACCATTCCTAAAGCAACCTACGAAACACTAAGCTTATTACTCATGCTAACTATTGGTTTAAAAGGCGGCATGGTACTTCACGGCAATTTAAGCTGGCAACTGTTACCAGAAATGGGCACAGTGATGCTCCTAGGTGCACTTATTCCGCTAATGCTATACCCCATTTTAAAATACGTTATTAAATTATCAGTGGCTAACAGCGCAAGTATTGCAGCGCATTATGGTTCGGTGAGTGCAGGTACGTTCGCGGTTGCGTTAGCGTATGCCGAATCTGCAAATTTAGCCGTTGGCGCTGAAGTAACGCTCTATTTAGTTATGCTAGAGCTTCCCGCTATTATTGTTGGCTTATTACTTTATCGTAAGCTCGATAAAGACCCAAGCCAAACAAGTACTCTCTCATTAAAAGCACTTTGGCACGAAACCCTCACCAACAAAAGTGTAATTTTATTAGTGGGTGGTGTAATTATTGGCATGATGTACGGCACATCGCAAGGCAGCCAGGTTACCAGCTTATTAACAAGCAGTTTTAAAGTAGTCCTCGCTTTATTTTTACTAGAAATGGGATTAGTAGCTGCACAAACACTTCGCCCTTTCCCATGGCAACATTGGAAATTAGCGACTTTTGCTATTATTACCCCACTATGTTTGGGCACAGTAGGCGTGGGCGTAGGTACTTTATTAGGATTAGAACTTGGTTCAGTGGTTATACTCGGTAGCTTAGTAGCCAGTGCCTCTTACATTGCAGCACCTGCAGCAATCAAAGCCGCTATTCCTAAAGCCGATATAGGCCTTGCAATGCTTAGCTCGCTAGGTGTTACTTTTCCGTTCAATGTAATTGTAGGTATTGGACTTTACCACCAGCTTGCTGTAGCTATTCAATAACTAAAAATTTGTATCATTTATTAGCCACCGACTATTACCGGCTAATCAGTTTTGTATGTGGGTTAATATAAAACATTCTTTTCCAACCTTGGCTTTCACTTGTTGCAAGCCAAGGTAGTGGAAATAAAGACACAATTGAATAATGAACATGAGGTGGCTTACCCGCTGCATTTCCTGTGTTACCCAATAAGCCTATATTTTCATTTAACTTCACAATGTCGCCTTCACTTACACTGTAACTATTTAAATGCGCTACATAGTGCACCCGCCATTTAGGCCCGAGTATAGCAACTACCTTACCGCCTCTTTTAAGCTCACCGCTAAACACAACAATCCCATTAACCGGTGCAACAACATGCGTATTTTTTTTACCAAATATATCAATGCCTTTATGAACACCCGACTTCCCCCATGGCTCATACCAAAAAGTAGCATGATTCCAGTCTTTGGGTGTTGCCCCTAATACGGGATTAGTGATTTTTTCAGGCAAAACGAACAGGGCTAGTACTATGGTTAATATAATAACGACTAAGCTAAGTAGTAATATTTTTATGGGCTTCAAAATAGGATTCTGCTTTGAGTTAAACAATTAAATGTATTATTAACCCGCAATGATGAATAGATAATGAGCACTTTAAAAAACAGTAAACACAAAAAAGCCGATGCAAGATCACTCTCACATCGGCTTTTTCACTGCGGTAATACTTATTATAAAGAAAGCTCTTCTTTAGCACGTGTTAAATTGTGCGACACCATTGTACTGTTAGACATTGATTTAGCTTCGTATAAATCAGCAAGACCAGCCGTTTCGTTGTTCGCTTTTAAACGCGCTACACCGCGGTTGCTTAACGCGAATGAGGTAAGCTGGCGTACTTTAAATCGTGGTGCGTCTGCATCTTTTAAAAGTGCAATTGCTTTAGTACAAATAGCTTCAGCCTGTGCGTAGTTTTTTGATTTAACATTCAGTGCGCAGCTGTTAAACGATTGTTCAAGCGGCTGCGGCGCAGTTTGCGCTTCAATAACCATTAATTTGTAGTCACTTGAATCAGCCATTACAGCTGCAGAGCAAGTTAATAATGAGCCAAGAGCGATGGTTTTTAAAAGTGTACGTTTCATGGTTTGCCTTTCCTAATTAAGTGAGTCGTGCTTGTTGCCGACAACTGAACTTTAGAGTAAAAGCTCAAACCTCACAAACGATAAAAACAAACTTAATAAGTGAATAAAATTAACCTATAGACTTTAGTCTAACGCCATTATAAATATACCAACTTTTTAGGTACTCACATTTAATAAACTATGGGTAATGCGATTACTCTTAGCAATAAGAACGTAATCGTACAAAATACAATAATGCTGATACAAAAAAGCCCCAGCAGGTTAAACCTAGCTGGGGCTTTTTTTAAAATATGCTTGCTAAAAGCTTATAAAGAAAGCTCTTCTTTAGCGCGATTTAAGTTGTGCGATACCATAGTGCTGTTAGACATTTGGTTAGCTTCGTACAAATCGGCTAATGCAGCTGTTTCGTTATTCGATTTCAAACGCGCAACACCACGGTTACTTAGTGCGTATGAAGTAAGCTGGCGTACTTTAAAACGTGGTGCGTCAGCATCCTTTAAAAGCGCTTTGGTTAAGTCGTGCTTGTTGCCGACAACTGAACTTTAGAGAATTACCATCAAACCGACAAACGATAAAAACAAACCTAATAAGTGAAGAAACCTAACCTATAGACTTTAGTCTAATGCCGACCATTAATTTCGAAAATTGATATTTATCAAAACAACCAAAAATTTAAACTTATTGAGTGCGTTCAAGTAACTTAACTATTTGGGTTACAACCATTTTTGGCTCATCATTTTGCGGATAGTGATAGCTTTTATTTGTTATTACTATTTCACCTTGTGGAAATGCATTAGCCCACTTTGAATGTAAGTCACCCCACATTTCACGCGCTTGGTCGGTAAAAAATAATACAGGTGGCTTTTTATACTTTTTAACGGAGGCGATCACAGTCACGGGTATATCAGCAATTTGAGGGTAATCAGGTAGTGGGCGTTTTGCCCAAAAATCTAAATACTGATTCGACATACCATTTTTCATATCATCGAGCTTTATTGCAGCAATTTCTTTTTCTGCACGTGGTAAATCAATCGCACGCATAATATCTACATCATGCTCTGATGCAGGCTCAATTAACATCAACGCTTTAATACTGTTAGGGTATGTTGCAGCAAATACACGCGCAATATAAGCACCATAAGAATGGGCAACGTATACAACAGGCTCTTCTACTTTAAGTACTTTTAGCAATTGCACAACCTCAGCAGCGTATTCTTCTGAGCTATAGTTTTTCTTTATTTGTGCAGAGCCGCCATTACCAATACGAGAATACCGTATAACTTTCGCGTGCTTGGTAAGTGATTCAAAAACAGGTTCCCAATCACTTAAACCAGCAGAGCCACCCGCTTCAAGTAAAATGGTATGTTTACCATCACCTGCTAATTCGTATTCAACGTCAAAACCATTTACTTGAACCTTAGCCGTACTGGCTATTACACCGTGTGGAGTGAAAAGCGAATAAAAAATGATTGCGGTAAAGAGTATTCTCATCATATTTTTACTTAAGTTAATTTAAAAAATACCATATGCGATATTAAATATGACTTCCAGCGGTAATAGTTAAAATTTCTAAAGTTTAAATTAAGGTACCTATAAACTCCCTCGCCCATATGCCATAATCTAAATAATTCATTATTTTAGTAACTTGGCGCATATTTAGGCGCTTTTAAGTTAACTACTCAGGGTTTACTATGGCATATCAAGAGCAAAATCAAGCAACAGTCTATTGGCACGATTATGAAACTTGGGGGGCGAGCCCTCAAAAAGATAAGCCGAGCCAATTTGCAGGTATTCGTACCGATCTTGATTTAAACATTATTGGCGAGCCGCTTATTGAATATTGTAAGCCGCAAGCGGATTACTTACCCCACCCTGAGGCATGTTTAATCACCGGTATTACGCCACAAGTGGCGATGAAAAAAGGCTTGGTTGAGGCTGAGTTTATAGCAAAAATTCATGCTGAATTTAGTATGCCAAACACCTGTGTGGCAGGTTATAACAGTATTCGCTTTGATGACGAAGTAAGCCGTTATAGTTTTTATCGTAACTTTTACGACCCGTACGAGCGTGAATATAAAAACAATAATAGCCGCTGGGATATTATTGATTTAGTACGCGCTTGCTATGCGCTTCGCCCTGAAGGTATTGAATGGCCGTTAAAAGAAGACGGTAGCCCAAGCTTTAAGTTAGAACATTTAACAGTAGCCAACGGTATTGAACACGCTGCTGCGCACGATGCGCTAAGCGATGTGACCGCCACTATTGCATTGGCTAAGCTAATAAAAGAAAAACAGCCAAAGCTTTATAACTTCTTTTTTGGGCTCCGTAATAAAAAAGCGCTGGGTGATTTAGTTGATGTATTTAACATGACGCCGCTGGTGCATACATCATCGCGTATTCCTGCAACGCAGGGGTGTACAACGTGGGTGGCGCCTATGAGCTTTCATCCAGTAAATAAAAACGCGGTTATTTGTTTTGATTTAACCCAAAGCCCGCAAGTTTTACTTGATTTAAATGTAGAAGAATTACGTAAACGTTTATACACCAAACGCGTTGATTTAGCCGAGGGCGATTTACCTGTTGGTTTAAAGTTAGTGCATTTAAACAAGTGCCCTATTTTAGCGCCTGCAAAAACATTATTGCCTGAAAACGCAGCCCGTTTAGGAATTGACCGCGAGCAGTGCCTGGCTAATTTAGCTATTTTAAAAGCCAATACCGAGCTTCGCGATAAGGTCACTGAAGTGTTTAACAAGCAAGGCGATTACAGCGCGACCACTAACGTTGATTACTTACTTTACGATGGCTTTACAAGCCACGCCGATAAAGCTAAATTTGCGATTATTCGCGATGCTAAAGCAGACGAGCTAGCGGGCTTAAATTTAGATTTTGAAGATAAAAAGTTTAATACATTACTGTTTAGATACCGTGCACGCAATTGGCCAGAAACACTCAACCAGCAAGAACTTGATCAATGGCGCCAGTATTGTCAAAACAAGTTAATGCACGGGGAAGATCAACCCTCAATTAGCGCACAAGATTTTATGATCACCCTTGAAAACTTGGCACATGAGCACGACGACAGCGAAAAAAACCTCACCATCTTAAAGGCGCTTTATAACTACGCGCAGAGCATGTAAATTGCTTTAAGCGTATTGGTCAGCGCATATAAAAACGCGACGCTTTAATTACTAAAGCGTCGCGTTTTTATTTAAATTATTATGGGCTTCGCCCATCACGCAAGCAAGCTTCGCGTCTACAAGTAAACCCCATATCTACACCATCGCGGTAGACGTAGAGCTTGCTCACGTGAAAAGCTGCGCTTTTACGTTTAATTGATTAGAAAACAGTGATTATGTCACCACCGAGAAGTAAACGAGAAAACAAGGAGAAGTGATTAATCATTACTTATGTCTTCTCTGTGTAGCGCGAAGCGCCTCGGTGTTCTCGGTGGTAGCAATTCATTTATAAATAACAAGAAGCTGCGCTTTAGAGAAGCGCTCTAATGATAAAGGTAGGAAACCATAATTAGTCTTTTAATGTCTTCTCATTTGCTCCTCATTTTCTTCTCTTTGTGCAAATGATCTTTCAATAAGAAGCTGCGCTTTTACGTTTAATTGATTAGAAAACAGTGATTATGTCACCACCGAGAAGTAAAGGAGAAAACAAGGAGAAGTGATTAATCATTACTTATGTCTTCTCTGTGTAGCGCGAAGCCCCTCGGTGTTCTCGGTGGTAGCAATTCATTTATAAATAACAAGAAGCTTGCTCACGCAAGTTATTAAAAATTAATTAAATATTGCACAAAGAGGTTGAGAGACGCTGCGCTTCTAATTGAGCAAGCTCAACGTCAACAAAACCTAGCAAGACGCCTACGACAAATCAACACCGTACATTGCTAATGTGATTTAATCACCACTGAGCAGTAAAGGAGAAAACAAGGAGAAGTGATTAATCATTACCTATGTATTCTCTTTGTAGCGCGAATCGCCTCGGTGTTCTCGGTGGTAGCAATTCATTTATAAATAACAAGAAGCTGCGCTTTAGAGAAGTGCTCTAATGATAAAGGTAGGAAACCATAATTAGTCTTTTAATGTCTTCTCATTTGCTCCTCATGCTTTTCTCTTTGTGCAAATGATCTTTTAAAAAGAAACTGCGCTTTTACGTTTAATTGATTAGAAAACAGTGATTATGTCACCACCGAGAAGTAAAGGAGAAAACAAGGAGAAGTGATTAATCATTACTTATGTCTTCTCTGTGTAGCGCGCAGCGCCTCGGTGTTCTCGGTGGTAGCAATTCATTTATAAAATAACAAGAAGCTGCGCTTTAGAGAAGTGCTCTAATGATAAAGTAAATAAACCATTATTCGTGTTTTAATGCCTTCTCATTTGCTCCTCATGCTCTTCTCTTTGTACAAATGATCTTTTAAGAAGAAGCTGCGCTTCTAACGTGAGCAAGCTTTAAGTCTACAAATAAATACAGGCAAACTTCATTGAATCTTACTTAAGGCTCTCGGTGGTGGGGTTTAAAATCTAATAACAGACATCTAAAATCTTTTCACTGAGAAGAAAACCTATTTACACTGTTTTTTGAACATCCAGCTGTTTCTGACAGGCTCAAAATGAGCGCCAAATTTAAGCGACAAACATAAAATAGGTAAAGCATCTACCTGCTTAGCAATATCGAACGCACGAGAAAACTTATGCCCGTGCTTAGCCGCAAGTTTTAGCTCGTTTACATACAAGGCTTTATATTTTGGAGGGAGTTGTTGCCAGTTCATTAGCGCTATTTCTATAGCGCCTAAATGCACTTCAATTTTATACGGGCCAACAAGCTTAGCTTGTTGAATATAATCGTACACCCGATCGGTTGGGCCATTTTGGTAACTCACTACCTTTGCCAGCGCAATCCAGGTTTCGGACCACGTTTCACGAAGAGCTACCGACTTTAATAATAATTGCTCTATTTGTTGGTAACTTGCAGCTATATCATCTGGCTGGTTTGTACTAACCGCTAACTTAAGCAATTTCACATGCGCCATTAGCTGCAAATAATGAGGATGAGCTGGATCGAGCGAGCTTGCCAAACTTATAGCGTCGTCGGCTAAGTTAAGCTGCTGTATATCAATATTATTACCCGTAATTTCCTGCAGGGTATTTTTTGCATTAAAGTACCACGCATTAGCGCGCATACTTTGTAAACTGGTATAACAAATTGCCAGTGTAATAAGTGTCAACACTAAAACATTAACGTATTTAAACACCTTGCTAGTGCTACTCATTAAATAAAGACGCCGTTAAAGTAAGCGGGTTAGTTACAAACAACGCTTCAGCCTGCTCGGCTCCTATTAAATCGCTAACAATTCTTTTTGCCTTACTTAAAATAGGCGGCCTGCGCTTAACCGAATGAGCATCGCTTGCAACATAATTCACCAAGCCATTTTTGAGCATATCAACGCTAATAGTTTGTGCTTGTTCGCCCCACTCGCCTTCAATGCTAGAGGCCGTTAACTGAAATTCACAACCCAATTGCTTTAAGCGCTCAATATAAAATGGCTTAGCTTGAATATCGCGGTTGCGCTCAGGGTGCGGAATAATGGTTTTAATATTTTGTTTAGCCAGCCAATTAATAAACTTATCAAACCCTTGCGGCACATGCGAATGCGGTAGCTCAAGTAACACATAATTAGCGCCATTTACATTGCCAATAAACGGTAGCTTTTTGCTCATTACCAAGGTCATAAGCTCTACATCTAACCTAACCTCTGCGGCTACGGCTAGCTGAATATTAATATTTGCATCATGCGCGGCTTGTTTTAATTTAGCTAGGTCGTCATAAATATGCGAAGCCGCATTATTAAAGCGGCCTAAATGAATATGCGGGGTAGCTACCATATGAGTTATACCATCGGCCTGCGCCATGGTTAAAAGCGCTAAAGACTCAGTTAAGTCTTTAGCGCCATCGTCAAGCCCAGGTAATATGTGGGAATGTATATCTATCATAATAACCGTTAATTACGACTGTTCAGATTTTTGAGTGTAATCGTAATAATCGTAGTAGCCATAATTATGTTCTTCTTTCGACTTGGTTATATCAACCTGGTTAACAACAACCCCAGCAATATGCGCTTTAGATTCAAACAAACGCTCAATGCCCGCTTTAATAGGCTTAATGCGTGTTAAATCGGCTTTAACAACATAAATAACCGAATCGGTATTTTGCGCAATAACCAGCGCATCACTCACCGCTTGGGTAGGTGGTGTATCAATAATGATATGGTCGTAGGTTTGTTTTAAACTTACCAACAACTCATTAAACTGATTGCTCGAAAGCAGCTCTAACGGGTTACCCGGTATTTGCCCACTTGGCATAATAGTAACGCCCGACTGCTCGTCAATATGCGTACATTCGCTTAATTGCTCAGTACCCACAATTAGGTTACTTAAACCTGGGTGAAATACCGGTATATCAAAGCGTTTTGCAATACTCGGTTTACGTAAATCGGCGTCAATAAGTAATACTTTACCCATTTGCGCAAGCGACATAGCCAAATTGGTAGAGGTAGTCGTTTTACCTTCACCTGGCGAGCTTGAGGTAACCGCAATTACTTTGTGCTCGCGGTCAAGCTGGGTTAACAACAAACTGGTACGAAACGTTCGTACCGACTCAGCAAAACGCCTGTAATGTTCGTCAAAATAAGCATGTATACCAAATGTGCTATTTTTAGGCACTTTAACAAATGGCAGTATACCTAACATACGCTGCGCTAATTTATTTTCAACGTCGTTTTTATTTTTAACCGTGTCGTTAAGTGCATCAAACACAAAGCTCATAACTACTGCAAAACCAAAGCTTGCTACAAACGCCAAAACTACAATAAGTTTTTTGTTAGGTTTACTTGGATCTTTTGGTGCGTATGCGCGGTCGGTAAAACGTGCTGCTGCCGAGCTAAAGTCGCTTGTTACTTCGGTTTCGCGCGAGCGAGATAAAAACGTATTAAATATATTACGGTTTGTTTCAACTTCGCGTTTAAGC
This DNA window, taken from Pseudoalteromonas marina, encodes the following:
- the sbcB gene encoding exodeoxyribonuclease I, producing the protein MAYQEQNQATVYWHDYETWGASPQKDKPSQFAGIRTDLDLNIIGEPLIEYCKPQADYLPHPEACLITGITPQVAMKKGLVEAEFIAKIHAEFSMPNTCVAGYNSIRFDDEVSRYSFYRNFYDPYEREYKNNNSRWDIIDLVRACYALRPEGIEWPLKEDGSPSFKLEHLTVANGIEHAAAHDALSDVTATIALAKLIKEKQPKLYNFFFGLRNKKALGDLVDVFNMTPLVHTSSRIPATQGCTTWVAPMSFHPVNKNAVICFDLTQSPQVLLDLNVEELRKRLYTKRVDLAEGDLPVGLKLVHLNKCPILAPAKTLLPENAARLGIDREQCLANLAILKANTELRDKVTEVFNKQGDYSATTNVDYLLYDGFTSHADKAKFAIIRDAKADELAGLNLDFEDKKFNTLLFRYRARNWPETLNQQELDQWRQYCQNKLMHGEDQPSISAQDFMITLENLAHEHDDSEKNLTILKALYNYAQSM
- a CDS encoding M23 family metallopeptidase → MKPIKILLLSLVVIILTIVLALFVLPEKITNPVLGATPKDWNHATFWYEPWGKSGVHKGIDIFGKKNTHVVAPVNGIVVFSGELKRGGKVVAILGPKWRVHYVAHLNSYSVSEGDIVKLNENIGLLGNTGNAAGKPPHVHYSIVSLFPLPWLATSESQGWKRMFYINPHTKLISR
- a CDS encoding VpsP family polysaccharide biosynthesis protein, with protein sequence MSSTSKVFKYVNVLVLTLITLAICYTSLQSMRANAWYFNAKNTLQEITGNNIDIQQLNLADDAISLASSLDPAHPHYLQLMAHVKLLKLAVSTNQPDDIAASYQQIEQLLLKSVALRETWSETWIALAKVVSYQNGPTDRVYDYIQQAKLVGPYKIEVHLGAIEIALMNWQQLPPKYKALYVNELKLAAKHGHKFSRAFDIAKQVDALPILCLSLKFGAHFEPVRNSWMFKKQCK
- a CDS encoding LysR substrate-binding domain-containing protein, with the translated sequence MDLRHISFRLLEVFMNVVKTGSISETARRLHLTQPTVSLQIKRLQEAVAEPLMVMQHQKMHVTEAGLELYKTCQQVFGHFEDYQDFLTELNGGERGRCKIAMVNTAQYILPKLLGPYSNLHPHVELPLEIGNRAEVLNRFERGEDDIYVFSHPPSLEHAQAARFLHNPLEFIVPVNHPLAQVESVKLSDLMQYRFLLRENGSATRMLFESELQSRGLVLSDSVQMASNEAIRVAVSSGMGIAVLSRHVLAKDDASFKVLTVTDTHLASHWYFVMRTDRHISHAARNFLKFAQQHLEQYLDSQWVRNELDNLQLN
- a CDS encoding alpha/beta fold hydrolase, with protein sequence MRILFTAIIFYSLFTPHGVIASTAKVQVNGFDVEYELAGDGKHTILLEAGGSAGLSDWEPVFESLTKHAKVIRYSRIGNGGSAQIKKNYSSEEYAAEVVQLLKVLKVEEPVVYVAHSYGAYIARVFAATYPNSIKALMLIEPASEHDVDIMRAIDLPRAEKEIAAIKLDDMKNGMSNQYLDFWAKRPLPDYPQIADIPVTVIASVKKYKKPPVLFFTDQAREMWGDLHSKWANAFPQGEIVITNKSYHYPQNDEPKMVVTQIVKLLERTQ
- a CDS encoding sodium-dependent bicarbonate transport family permease, coding for MPDIVVMFFILGLVAGILRSDLTIPKATYETLSLLLMLTIGLKGGMVLHGNLSWQLLPEMGTVMLLGALIPLMLYPILKYVIKLSVANSASIAAHYGSVSAGTFAVALAYAESANLAVGAEVTLYLVMLELPAIIVGLLLYRKLDKDPSQTSTLSLKALWHETLTNKSVILLVGGVIIGMMYGTSQGSQVTSLLTSSFKVVLALFLLEMGLVAAQTLRPFPWQHWKLATFAIITPLCLGTVGVGVGTLLGLELGSVVILGSLVASASYIAAPAAIKAAIPKADIGLAMLSSLGVTFPFNVIVGIGLYHQLAVAIQ
- a CDS encoding tyrosine-protein phosphatase, whose amino-acid sequence is MIDIHSHILPGLDDGAKDLTESLALLTMAQADGITHMVATPHIHLGRFNNAASHIYDDLAKLKQAAHDANINIQLAVAAEVRLDVELMTLVMSKKLPFIGNVNGANYVLLELPHSHVPQGFDKFINWLAKQNIKTIIPHPERNRDIQAKPFYIERLKQLGCEFQLTASSIEGEWGEQAQTISVDMLKNGLVNYVASDAHSVKRRPPILSKAKRIVSDLIGAEQAEALFVTNPLTLTASLFNE